In Nematostella vectensis chromosome 2, jaNemVect1.1, whole genome shotgun sequence, one genomic interval encodes:
- the LOC5521852 gene encoding methylmalonate-semialdehyde dehydrogenase [acylating], mitochondrial isoform X2 has protein sequence MLRNSCTLGRLLALGQRASPSRVPYKRYSSDGIPTTKMFINGQFSDSKSSKWIDLHNPATNEVITRVPECTQDEMQAAVDAAAAAFLSWSESSVLTRQQIMFNLQHLIKKNMKELAKNITLEQGKTLADAEGDVLRGLQVVEHTCSITSLQMGETMPSVTKDMDTYSYRVPLGVCAGITPFNFPAMIPLWMFPMAMVCGNTYVIKPSERDPGATMMLLKMAQDAGVPDGVVNCIHGAREAVKFICENPTIKAISFVGSDQAGKYIYETGSKHGKRVQSNMGAKNHGVIMPDANKENTINQLVGAAFGAAGQRCMALSTAIFVGETKEWIPEIVEKAKQLKVSAGDQPGADLGPMISPQAKKRACDLVQSGVEQGASLDLDGRDIVVKGYENGNFVGPTVLSNVTPEMTCYKEEIFGPVLVALNADTLEDAVEIINRNPYGNGTAIFTKSGAIARKFAQKANVGQIGINVPIPSILFLPVFSTADWYQRTHPLYLISPR, from the exons ATGCTGCGAAACTCTTGCACATTGGGGCGTCTTTTGGCCTTAGGACAGAGG GCTTCACCATCTAGAGTTCCTTATAAACGTTATAGCAGTGATGGT ATTCCAACAACCAAAATGTTTATCAATGGACAATTTTCAGATTCAAAAAGCTCTAAATGGATCGATCTCCATAACCCT GCGACAAATGAGGTGATAACTAGAGTCCCTGAGTGTACACAAGATGAGATGCAAGCAGCCGTTGATGCTGCTGCTGCAGCATTCCTCTCATGGTCGGAGTCATCTGTCCTCACCAGACAACAGATAATGTTCAACCTGCAACacctaattaaaaaaaacatg AAAGAACTGGCCAAGAATATAACACTGGAACAAGGCAAAACGCTAGCAGATGCTGAAGGAGATGTGTTGAGAGGCCTCC AGGTTGTGGAGCATACATGTTCCATCACTTCACTGCAAATGGGTGAAACCATGCCCTCAGTTACAAAAGACATGGACACCTACTCCTACAGAGTACCCTTGGGAGTCTGTGCCGGAATCACACC GTTCAACTTTCCTGCCATGATTCCTCTTTGG ATGTTCCCTATGGCCATGGTTTGTGGTAACACCTATGTCATCAAGCCATCAGAGCGTGATCCTGGAGCGACAATGATGCTACTTAAGATGGCTCAGGATGCTGGAGTCCCCGATGGAGTTGTCAACTGTATCCATGGTGCAAGAGAGG CTGTGAAATTCATTTGCGAGAACCCTACTATCAAAGCAATCTCTTTCGTGGGGTCTGACCAAGCT GGCAAGTACATTTATGAGACTGGTTCCAAGCATGGCAAACGAGTGCAGAGTAATATG GGAGCCAAGAACCATGGAGTTATTATGCCAGATGCCAATAAGGAAAACACTATCAACCAG CTTGTAGGTGCAGCATTTGGTGCTGCTGGGCAAAGGTGCATGGCACTTTCCACAGCTATATTTGTGGGAGAGACCAAAGAGTGGATCCCAGAAATTGTGGAAAAAGCCAAGCAGCTCAAAGTTAGCGCAG GTGACCAGCCTGGAGCAGACTTGGGCCCAATGATCTCCCCCCAAGCCAAAAAGAGGGCTTGCGACCTTGTCCAAAGTGGTGTTGAACAAGGAGCTTCC CTTGACCTTGATGGCAGGGATATAGTCGTCAAGGGATATGAGAACGGAAACTTTGTAGGGCCAACTGTCCTCTCTAATGTCACT CCTGAGATGACTTGCTATAAAGAAGAGATTTTTGGGCCTGTTCTTGTTGCTCTGAATGCTGACACATTGGAAGAT GCCGTGGAAATCATCAACCGCAACCCATATGGAAACGGGACAGCCATCTTCACAAAATCAGGAGCAATTGCCCGCAAATTTGCACAGAAAGCTAATGTTGGACAG ATTGGTATCAACGTACCCATCCCCTCTATCTTATTCCTCCCTGTGTTTTCTACTGCAGATTGGTATCAACGTACCCATCCCCTCTATCTTATTTCTCCCCGTTAG
- the LOC5521852 gene encoding probable methylmalonate-semialdehyde dehydrogenase [acylating], mitochondrial isoform X1: protein MLRNSCTLGRLLALGQRASPSRVPYKRYSSDGIPTTKMFINGQFSDSKSSKWIDLHNPATNEVITRVPECTQDEMQAAVDAAAAAFLSWSESSVLTRQQIMFNLQHLIKKNMKELAKNITLEQGKTLADAEGDVLRGLQVVEHTCSITSLQMGETMPSVTKDMDTYSYRVPLGVCAGITPFNFPAMIPLWMFPMAMVCGNTYVIKPSERDPGATMMLLKMAQDAGVPDGVVNCIHGAREAVKFICENPTIKAISFVGSDQAGKYIYETGSKHGKRVQSNMGAKNHGVIMPDANKENTINQLVGAAFGAAGQRCMALSTAIFVGETKEWIPEIVEKAKQLKVSAGDQPGADLGPMISPQAKKRACDLVQSGVEQGASLDLDGRDIVVKGYENGNFVGPTVLSNVTPEMTCYKEEIFGPVLVALNADTLEDAVEIINRNPYGNGTAIFTKSGAIARKFAQKANVGQIGINVPIPVPLPMFSFTGSRGSFLGDSHFYGKQGINFYTGTKTITSLWRDEDSVPQKVQANFPIMK from the exons ATGCTGCGAAACTCTTGCACATTGGGGCGTCTTTTGGCCTTAGGACAGAGG GCTTCACCATCTAGAGTTCCTTATAAACGTTATAGCAGTGATGGT ATTCCAACAACCAAAATGTTTATCAATGGACAATTTTCAGATTCAAAAAGCTCTAAATGGATCGATCTCCATAACCCT GCGACAAATGAGGTGATAACTAGAGTCCCTGAGTGTACACAAGATGAGATGCAAGCAGCCGTTGATGCTGCTGCTGCAGCATTCCTCTCATGGTCGGAGTCATCTGTCCTCACCAGACAACAGATAATGTTCAACCTGCAACacctaattaaaaaaaacatg AAAGAACTGGCCAAGAATATAACACTGGAACAAGGCAAAACGCTAGCAGATGCTGAAGGAGATGTGTTGAGAGGCCTCC AGGTTGTGGAGCATACATGTTCCATCACTTCACTGCAAATGGGTGAAACCATGCCCTCAGTTACAAAAGACATGGACACCTACTCCTACAGAGTACCCTTGGGAGTCTGTGCCGGAATCACACC GTTCAACTTTCCTGCCATGATTCCTCTTTGG ATGTTCCCTATGGCCATGGTTTGTGGTAACACCTATGTCATCAAGCCATCAGAGCGTGATCCTGGAGCGACAATGATGCTACTTAAGATGGCTCAGGATGCTGGAGTCCCCGATGGAGTTGTCAACTGTATCCATGGTGCAAGAGAGG CTGTGAAATTCATTTGCGAGAACCCTACTATCAAAGCAATCTCTTTCGTGGGGTCTGACCAAGCT GGCAAGTACATTTATGAGACTGGTTCCAAGCATGGCAAACGAGTGCAGAGTAATATG GGAGCCAAGAACCATGGAGTTATTATGCCAGATGCCAATAAGGAAAACACTATCAACCAG CTTGTAGGTGCAGCATTTGGTGCTGCTGGGCAAAGGTGCATGGCACTTTCCACAGCTATATTTGTGGGAGAGACCAAAGAGTGGATCCCAGAAATTGTGGAAAAAGCCAAGCAGCTCAAAGTTAGCGCAG GTGACCAGCCTGGAGCAGACTTGGGCCCAATGATCTCCCCCCAAGCCAAAAAGAGGGCTTGCGACCTTGTCCAAAGTGGTGTTGAACAAGGAGCTTCC CTTGACCTTGATGGCAGGGATATAGTCGTCAAGGGATATGAGAACGGAAACTTTGTAGGGCCAACTGTCCTCTCTAATGTCACT CCTGAGATGACTTGCTATAAAGAAGAGATTTTTGGGCCTGTTCTTGTTGCTCTGAATGCTGACACATTGGAAGAT GCCGTGGAAATCATCAACCGCAACCCATATGGAAACGGGACAGCCATCTTCACAAAATCAGGAGCAATTGCCCGCAAATTTGCACAGAAAGCTAATGTTGGACAG ATTGGTATCAACGTACCCATCCCTGTGCCCCTACCCATGTTCTCATTTACTGGATCACGTGGCTCCTTCCTTGGAGACTCCCACTTCTATGGCAAGCAG GGAATCAACTTCTACACTGGCACAAAGACCATCACAAGTTTGTGGCGCGATGAAGATTCTGTGCCCCAAAAGGTGCAAGCCAACTTTCCTATCATGAAATGA
- the LOC5521850 gene encoding neuropeptide FF receptor 2 gives MNISNVSHHGNTSGLDCPEFKETPLTQFFKTSAYVLIIVLSLVGNSTVIYVVLNHRARSMTDTFVANLAASDILITFTGMPNMITEQYIRHWVFGPIVCKLVVYLQSVSVASSVLTLLAVTIDRFISIVFPLRGRIALSKAKYIVAVTWIISLSIMAPLIDAQKAKQFPDGMYYCIEEWQPPFNPLEAPKSFTVLLFVVMYVAPLLTMAVLYCAICRTLWKRTSPGARITRTETHLQRSRKRVLKMLLAVTLLFAVCWLPLWIFQFIMFFSPQTFPCFSKPFYFVSLFLGHSNSAINPFLYSFFNANFREGFRRACGCCRRQHRVYPGLLVACSNRGAARAAEDSQMRPTHQLATVPRP, from the coding sequence ATGAATATCTCAAACGTGTCGCATCACGGTAACACATCAGGGTTGGACTGCCCTGAATTCAAGGAAACACCGCTTACTCAATTTTTCAAGACTTCGGCGTATGTATTGATCATCGTGTTGTCGTTGGTGGGTAACAGCACAGTGATCTACGTTGTCCTCAATCACAGGGCGCGCTCAATGACGGATACCTTCGTCGCCAATCTTGCAGCTAGTGACATCCTTATCACTTTTACTGGAATGCCCAATATGATTACCGAACAGTACATTCGCCACTGGGTTTTCGGACCGATCGTTTGCAAGCTTGTGGTATACCTACAGAGCGTATCGGTGGCCAGTTCTGTTCTCACCCTGCTGGCGGTTACTATAGATCGCTTCATCTCTATTGTGTTCCCGCTTCGCGGCCGCATCGCGTTAAGTAAGGCCAAGTACATAGTAGCAGTTACCTGGATAATTTCCTTAAGCATCATGGCGCCTCTTATTGATGCCCAGAAAGCCAAGCAATTCCCAGACGGTATGTATTACTGCATAGAGGAATGGCAACCGCCTTTTAACCCCCTCGAGGCGCCCAAGAGCTTCACGGTACTTCTGTTCGTCGTCATGTACGTAGCGCCGCTTCTGACGATGGCGGTTCTGTACTGCGCCATATGTCGGACCCTATGGAAGCGCACATCTCCGGGCGCTAGAATCACAAGGACAGAAACACACCTCCAAAGGTCACGCAAGCGTGTTCTTAAGATGCTACTTGCTGTCACGCTGCTGTTCGCAGTTTGCTGGCTTCCTCTGTGGATTTTCCAGTTTATTATGTTTTTCTCTCCGCAGACTTTCCCATGCTTCAGTAAGCCCTTTTACTTCGTCAGTTTGTTTCTAGGCCACTCCAACAGTGCAATCAACCCCTTTTTGTACTCCTTTTTTAACGCTAATTTTCGGGAAGGTTTTCGGCGGGCCTGTGGTTGCTGTAGACGACAGCATCGTGTTTATCCCGGACTACTAGTCGCTTGCTCAAATCGAGGCGCAGCTCGCGCTGCTGAGGACTCCCAAATGAGACCAACTCACCAGTTAGCGACTGTACCCAGGCCATGA
- the LOC5521737 gene encoding protein lin-52 homolog — MDSPSPELDQSLQGLLSLETLDRASPDLWPEQIPGVSDFASLTASPYTQSNSPPKWLNDLEKDDMDMLQEFGSLTTSQLMEKVRGLQNLAFQLGLDEAREMTRGKFLSILDKSSSGRR, encoded by the exons atGGATTCCCCTAGTCCTG agTTAGATCAGAGTTTGCAAGGGTTACTAAGTCTGGAAACATTGGATAGGGCTTCACCAGATCTCTGGCCTGAACAGA TTCCTGGTGTCTCCGACTTTGCTTCTTTGACAGCAAGT CCATACACCCAGAGTAACAGTCCACCCAAATGGCTGAATGACTTAGAGAAGGATGATATGGACATGTTACAGG AATTTGGAAGCTTGACAACATCACAACTGATGGAAAAAGTCAGAGGCCTCCAGAATTTAGCCTTCCAACTTGGTCTTGATGAAG CAAGAGAAATGACAAGAGGGAAGTTCCTCAGTATTCTGGATAAAAGTAGCAGTGGGAGAAGATAG
- the LOC5521852 gene encoding methylmalonate-semialdehyde dehydrogenase [acylating], mitochondrial isoform X3 — MLRNSCTLGRLLALGQRASPSRVPYKRYSSDGIPTTKMFINGQFSDSKSSKWIDLHNPATNEVITRVPECTQDEMQAAVDAAAAAFLSWSESSVLTRQQIMFNLQHLIKKNMKELAKNITLEQGKTLADAEGDVLRGLQVVEHTCSITSLQMGETMPSVTKDMDTYSYRVPLGVCAGITPFNFPAMIPLWMFPMAMVCGNTYVIKPSERDPGATMMLLKMAQDAGVPDGVVNCIHGAREAVKFICENPTIKAISFVGSDQAGKYIYETGSKHGKRVQSNMGAKNHGVIMPDANKENTINQLVGAAFGAAGQRCMALSTAIFVGETKEWIPEIVEKAKQLKVSAGDQPGADLGPMISPQAKKRACDLVQSGVEQGASLDLDGRDIVVKGYENGNFVGPTVLSNVTPEMTCYKEEIFGPVLVALNADTLEDAVEIINRNPYGNGTAIFTKSGAIARKFAQKANVGQIGINVPVVV, encoded by the exons ATGCTGCGAAACTCTTGCACATTGGGGCGTCTTTTGGCCTTAGGACAGAGG GCTTCACCATCTAGAGTTCCTTATAAACGTTATAGCAGTGATGGT ATTCCAACAACCAAAATGTTTATCAATGGACAATTTTCAGATTCAAAAAGCTCTAAATGGATCGATCTCCATAACCCT GCGACAAATGAGGTGATAACTAGAGTCCCTGAGTGTACACAAGATGAGATGCAAGCAGCCGTTGATGCTGCTGCTGCAGCATTCCTCTCATGGTCGGAGTCATCTGTCCTCACCAGACAACAGATAATGTTCAACCTGCAACacctaattaaaaaaaacatg AAAGAACTGGCCAAGAATATAACACTGGAACAAGGCAAAACGCTAGCAGATGCTGAAGGAGATGTGTTGAGAGGCCTCC AGGTTGTGGAGCATACATGTTCCATCACTTCACTGCAAATGGGTGAAACCATGCCCTCAGTTACAAAAGACATGGACACCTACTCCTACAGAGTACCCTTGGGAGTCTGTGCCGGAATCACACC GTTCAACTTTCCTGCCATGATTCCTCTTTGG ATGTTCCCTATGGCCATGGTTTGTGGTAACACCTATGTCATCAAGCCATCAGAGCGTGATCCTGGAGCGACAATGATGCTACTTAAGATGGCTCAGGATGCTGGAGTCCCCGATGGAGTTGTCAACTGTATCCATGGTGCAAGAGAGG CTGTGAAATTCATTTGCGAGAACCCTACTATCAAAGCAATCTCTTTCGTGGGGTCTGACCAAGCT GGCAAGTACATTTATGAGACTGGTTCCAAGCATGGCAAACGAGTGCAGAGTAATATG GGAGCCAAGAACCATGGAGTTATTATGCCAGATGCCAATAAGGAAAACACTATCAACCAG CTTGTAGGTGCAGCATTTGGTGCTGCTGGGCAAAGGTGCATGGCACTTTCCACAGCTATATTTGTGGGAGAGACCAAAGAGTGGATCCCAGAAATTGTGGAAAAAGCCAAGCAGCTCAAAGTTAGCGCAG GTGACCAGCCTGGAGCAGACTTGGGCCCAATGATCTCCCCCCAAGCCAAAAAGAGGGCTTGCGACCTTGTCCAAAGTGGTGTTGAACAAGGAGCTTCC CTTGACCTTGATGGCAGGGATATAGTCGTCAAGGGATATGAGAACGGAAACTTTGTAGGGCCAACTGTCCTCTCTAATGTCACT CCTGAGATGACTTGCTATAAAGAAGAGATTTTTGGGCCTGTTCTTGTTGCTCTGAATGCTGACACATTGGAAGAT GCCGTGGAAATCATCAACCGCAACCCATATGGAAACGGGACAGCCATCTTCACAAAATCAGGAGCAATTGCCCGCAAATTTGCACAGAAAGCTAATGTTGGACAG ATTGGTATCAACGTAcctgttgtggtttga
- the LOC5521849 gene encoding uncharacterized protein LOC5521849 has protein sequence MQDRSYNQGWFNVKSEKAGFDYIIFPRMETTWDEFYYKRSVVAVVEKFLKTVDDMKATVLIPCRLMDIPVTEILYSPSAGDPFLKNNIDLCSFYSFMKALRTQIALGANHIEENEEHNSPFQCEIEETTRQINKLALVAKYLGATDLFSQAVPFDVFESQVRFTEECTLLDALRKFQYEVQEMEKAMLFPNRLKDHELVGNWPRMPSNVRSLQDVYSLLKLLKKELIDGPQKLENSDPKLQQKLSDIYHTLRQYTTMTLNLIERYKKEVQCA, from the coding sequence ATGCAAGATAGAAGCTATAACCAAGGCTGGTTCAACGTCAAAAGCGAGAAAGCAGGATTCGACTACATAATTTTCCCGAGAATGGAGACAACTTGGGATGAATTCTATTATAAAAGATCTGTGGTCGCTGTCGTagaaaaatttttgaaaaCGGTGGATGACATGAAGGCAACAGTGCTTATTCCGTGTCGGCTAATGGACATACCGGTAACAGAGATCCTCTATAGCCCCTCCGCCGGCGACCCTTTTCTGAAGAATAACATAGACTTGTGCTCATTTTATTCGTTTATGAAAGCATTGAGGACTCAGATTGCATTAGGAGCAAACCATATCGAGGAAAATGAAGAGCACAATTCGCCTTTCCAGTGTGAGATAGAAGAAACAACCCgccaaataaacaaacttgCGCTCGTTGCGAAATACCTTGGCGCAACAGACCTATTTTCCCAGGCTGTTCCATTCGATGTGTTCGAATCTCAGGTCCGTTTTACTGAAGAATGCACTCTTCTAGATGCCTTAAGAAAGTTTCAATATGAGGTGCAAGAAATGGAAAAGGCGATGTTATTCCCGAACCGACTGAAAGATCACGAGCTAGTAGGAAATTGGCCAAGGATGCCGAGCAATGTTCGATCGCTTCAAGATGTGTACTCCCTTTTGAAGCTACTGAAAAAAGAACTAATCGATGGCCCTCAGAAATTAGAAAACTCCGATCCAAAATTGCAGCAAAAATTATCTGATATTTACCACACTTTACGTCAATATACAACAATGACATTAAATCTCATAGAACGATACAAAAAAGAGGTGCAATGTGCATGA
- the LOC5521851 gene encoding T-complex protein 1 subunit epsilon, which translates to MAGGPLRAAAQGITFDEFGRPFIILKEQEEQKRLTGLEAQKSHILAARAVASILKTSLGPKGMDKMMVSPDGEVTVTNDGATILGMMEVDHQIAKLMVELSKSQDNEIGDGTTGVVVLAGALLEHAEQLLDWGIHPIRIADGYELAAKIALEHMDSIADNFPVDKDNKESLIQTAMTTLGSKIVSRCHRPLAEIAVDAVLSVADLERKDVDFELIKVEGKEGGKLDDTVLVKGVVVDKDMSHPQMPKVVKDAKIAILTCPFEPPKPKTKHKLDVATVEDYKKLQEYEREKFTEMIKQVKDTGANLAICQWGFDDEANHLLLQNHLPAVRWVGGPEIELIAIATGGRIVPRFSELTSEKLGKAGIVRELSFGTTKDKMLVIEECHNSRAVTIFIRGGNKMIVGEAKRSIHDALCVVRNLVRDSRVVYGGGATELSCSIAIAKEADKISTIEQYAMRAYADALDNIPLALAENSGLNPIQTVADIKSRQVAEKNPRLGVDCMDSGINDMKTQHVIETLIGKKQQISLATQLVKMILKIDDIRIKAPSQ; encoded by the exons ATGGCTGGGGGACCTCTTAGGGCCGCTGCACAGGGTATTACATTCGATGAGTTCGGTAGGCCGTTTATAATCCTCAAAGAACAAGAAGAACAGAAGCGTTTGACAGGTCTCGAAGCACAAAAA TCACATATTTTAGCAGCAAGAGCAGTTGCGAGTATTTTGAAAACATCTCTTGGGCCAAAAG gcatggataaaatgatggttAGTCCTGATGGTGAGGTCACTGTGACAAATGATGGTGCAACAATTCTTGGCATGATGGAAGTTGATCACCAGATTGCCAAACTAATGGTGGAGCTTTCAAAGTCTCAGGATAATGAAATTGGGGATGGTACAACTGGAGTTGTAG TTTTGGCTGGTGCTCTCCTGGAGCATGCAGAGCAACTGCTAGACTGGGGGATCCACCCCATTCGCATTGCTGACGGTTATGAACTAGCAGCAAAGATAGCACTTGAGCATATGGACTCGATTGCTGACAACTTTCCTGTGGATAAAGACAACAAGGAATCTTTGATCCAAACAGCCATGACAACCCTGGGCTCCAAAAT TGTTAGCAGATGTCATCGGCCATTAGCTGAGATTGCTGTAGATGCAGTGCTGTCGGTTGCGGACCTGGAGCGCAAGGATGTTGACTTTGAATTGATTAAAGTTGAAGGCAAGGAAGGTGGTAAACTTGATGATACCGTCCTGGTCAAGGGTGTGGTTGTTGACAAGGATATGAGCCATCCACAGATGCCCAAG GTTGTCAAAGATGCCAAAATAGCCATTCTCACGTGCCCATTTGAGCCCCCCAAGCCCAAGACCAAACATAAGCTTGATGTGGCGACCGTCGAGGACTACAAGAAGCTCCAGGAGTATGAACGTGAGAAGTTTACTGAGATGATCAAACAAGTGAAGGATACAGGTGCCAACCTGGCTATCTGTCAGTGGGGATTTGACGATGAAGCCAATCACTTGCTACTCCAGAACCACCTCCCTGCCGTCAGATGGGTTGGAGGTCCAGAAATTGAG CTTATTGCCATAGCAACTGGTGGGAGGATTGTCCCAAGGTTCTCTGAACTGACCTCTGAAAAGCTGGGCAAGGCTGGTATTGTCCGAGAGCTCAGTTTTGGCACAACCAAGGATAAGATGTTGGTGATCGAAGAGTGTCACAATTCTAGGGCTGTAACGATCTTTATCAGGGGAGGAAATAAAATG ATTGTTGGTGAAGCAAAGCGCAGCATCCATGACGCCCTGTGTGTAGTGCGAAACCTTGTGCGAGATAGCAGAGTTGTCTATGGTGGTGGGGCGACAGAGCTCTCTTGCTCCATAGCAATTGCTAAAGAGGCTGACAAG ATTTCTACAATTGAGCAGTATGCCATGCGTGCATATGCTGATGCTCTCGATAACATCCCCCTCGCCTTAGCTGAAAACTCCGGGTTAAACCCCATCCAGACAGTTGCAGATATCAAATCTCGACAAGTGGCAGAAAAGAACCCACGCCTAGGAGTTGACTGTATGGATTCTGGAATTAATG ATATGAAAACTCAACATGTTATTGAAACACTGATTGGAAAGAAGCAGCAAATCAGCTTAGCCACTCAACTTGTGAAGATGATCCTGAAGATAGATGATATACGAATCAAGGCACCATCACaataa